CCTTGAAGAGTGTACGCTCTCCAAAAGATTTTGAGATATTTTCGACTGATAAGTAATTCACTGTAGAAATTTTTTGCAAAAGTAACTTTTTAAAACCAAAATAGAAGCGAAATTAATTTTCAAGCAAAGACGTAAAGAGAAAACAATTCGGAGTAAACGTTAGCGATTAATCTGTTTAATCATTTAATCTGTGGCTAAAAAAACAAAAGCTATGAATCGAAGAAAAGCATATCTCCAAATTTGATACATTTATAGAGCAATGGGAAAACAGGAAACTATGGATATAGTAAACGAAATCGACAATTCTTATCTGAAACAGCCGGAGCCTTTTCGAAGCTGTCTGTTAGCTCTGAAAGATATTATACTTTCACAGGATACTGATATTACCAGTGTGTTGAAATATGGCATGCCTTTCTTTTGTTATAAAGGAAAAATGCTTTGCTATTTGTGGATACATAAAAAACAAAAGCAGCCTTATATTGGTTTTATGGAAGGGAGATATTTGGATTATCCGGAACTGGTTGTCGAAAATCGTTCGCGGATTAAAATATTGCTATTCGAGCCCGATCAAGACCTGCCGGTTGAAAAGATTGAAGACATTTTGAAAGGAGCATTGGATTTATATAAATCGGGGAAAATAGCGTTAAAGAAGTAGTTCGGCTATTTAAGGTTGGAAAAACTTTTGTTATATTCGTGAAACCTAAATATTTGGAAATGAAAAAAATATGGTTTTTGCTTTTTGTTTCGTTAAGCATGCAGGCTCAGAAAGGTTATCCCACTCCCACAATAACAGACAATCATTTATTTTATATTCAGCATAGCAAAAACCACAATACATTTGTTTATGAGGCTAATTTTGATGACAGCAAGTTTGATGATACTGAACCCATAAAAATCCACAGAGTAGCCTACACCAAAGGTGGCGTAAAAGAAGAACTTACCAAGATACAGCGAAAATTGGCTTATGGAGTAGATGTACGGAAGCTTAAAGAAAATCATTATGAATTCACTTTGGTTTCCTATCCGGACAAGAAGCTTTATTTGGAGCTGGGCCCAAAAGACAAACCGCAGGTAAAGACGGTTGTAAATGGTAAAAAAATGATACTGGCCAGGATGTATCTTTCTATGGAAGAATCAAAGAGCATAAAGCCAAAGGTTGAATATATTGATTTCTATGGTATCGACCCGGAAACCAAAAAAGAAATAAAAGAACGTTTTTTTATGAAATAAAAAGGGTGGTTAACAGCCTTTGGGAGTATCTTTCCATTGGAGCAATCTAAAAAACTGCTTATATTTGCTCAATGCAGTTATCCGTTATCATCCTTAACTACAATGTCCGTTATTTTCTTGAACAATGCCTGTTGAGCGTTCGTGAAGCCATTCGCGGACTCGATGCGGAAATTATTGTGGTAGATAATAATTCTCAGGACGATAGTTGCCGGATGGTAAAAGAGCGTTTTCCGGATGTAATCTTAATTGAGAATAAGGAAAATGTCGGTTTCCCTAAAGGAAATAATATTGGCGTAGAAAAAGCCAAAGGGAAATATGTATGTATTCTGAATCCCGACACAGTTGTTGCGGAAGATACGTTTACTAAAATTTTGGCTTTTGCCCAAAGTCAGGCGAATTTAGGAATAATAGGATGCAGGCTGATTGACGGAACGGGTAATTTTTTGCCGGAATCCAAAAGAAGCATCCCAACTCCCTGGATTTCTTTTACGAAAATATTCGGGCTGTATAAACTGGCACCAACTTCCAATTGGCTGGGACGTTATTATGCAGGTCATTTGCAAGAGAACCAGACAGGCACAACAGATGTTTTGGTAGGCGCTTTTATGGTTTTGGAAAGAGCGCTTTATAATGAAGTGGGCGGATTTGATGAGAGGTATTTTATGTATGGAGAAGACATTGATTTTTCCTATACCGTGCTTAAGAATGGAAGGTCGAATTATTATTTTCCTGAAACCAGTATCATCCATTACAAAGGAGAAAGTACGGTAAAAGACGGAACTTATATGAAGCGATTCCAACAGGGAATGGAATTGTTTTATGAAAAGAATCTTAAAGCTTCGCCATTTTTTTCGTTGTTTATGAAATTGGGGACGCTTTTCTTTTCATTTATGAAGACGTTTCAGGGAAAGCCAAAACAAAAATCCAGGCCGGAAAGCTATATTTTTATTTCAGACAATTCTGCGGTCAAGGAAAAATTACAGAATAAGCTCAAAAAAAATATACAAATCCAGAAATTTGAAAACCAAAAAGCAGTATTTTCGCAAACGTTTTCGGGTCTGGATCCGGTAGAAATGATTTTAGATGCTGATTATCTCACGTTTAAAGAATGCATTTCGATTATGGAAATGTATAAAAACAAAAATCTGACATTTAAGATTCTGCCCCAAAGTTCCAACTTTATTATTGGAAGTAACAGCAATAATGAGCGGGGAGAGTTTATCCTGTTTTAAAGAGTATAACAGGAAATTCCGGAGCTGTAGAATGTAAAAAGATGTGTTTAAAAAAAGTCTTGTAAAATTATATAATTCATGGCATAACCTGAAAATTATCACTAATTTTGCAAGCAGAAAATAAAAATTCACCATTAGGTTAACAATATGGCAAAATTTGAATTGAAACTTCCAAAAATGGGAGAAAGCGTTGCAGAAGCAACAATTACCAACTGGCTAAAAAAAGTAGGCGACCCAATCGAAGCTGACGAAGCGGTATTGGAAATTGCTACCGATAAAGTAGATTCAGAAGTGCCTTCTGAGGTCTCTGGAGTTTTGTCTGAAATTCTTTTTAACGTTGATGATGTTGTAAAAGTAGGTCAGACAATTGCTTATATTGAAGTTTCTGGAGGTGTTGCGGTAGAAGCACCAAAAGAAGAAGCCCCGGCGTCAGTAGCTGAAATTGAAAAAACAGTAGAAACTGCACAGCAAACCGTTGCTGCTCCGCAAGACTTTTCAGGTTCAGATAAATTCTTTTCTCCATTGGTAAAAAATATTGCCAAAGAAGAAGGGGTGACGGTTGCCGAGTTAGAATCAATTCAAGGCTCCGGAAAAGATGGAAGAGTAACCAAAGATGATATATTAGGCTATGTTGCCAATAGAAAAGAACCAAAAGCAGTAAGTCAGCAAGTTCCGGCCCAGGCTCCTGTTGCCCAGATGTCAAGCCCGGCTCCAAAAGCAACAGCGGCAGTTCCTGTTTCTGTAAATGGAGGTGATGAAATCGTGGAAATGGACAGAATGCGAAAGCTGATTTCCGGCTATATGGTAGCATCTGTACAGACTTCGGCTCACGTACAGTCGTTCATTGAAGTAGATGTAACCAACATCGTAAAATGGAGAGACAAAGTGAAAAATGCGTTCGAGAAGAGAGAAGGCGAAAAGCTGACTTTCACGCCAATTTTCATGGAAGCTGTTGCGAAAGCATTAAAGGATTTCCCTGGAATGAACATTTCTGTTGATGGGGAATTTATTATCAAGAGAAAAAATATCAATCTGGGTATGGCGGCAGCCCTGCCAAATGGAAACTTAATTGTTCCGGTAATCAAGAATGCAGACCAGCTAAACCTTGTTGGTATGGCAAAAGCAGTTAATGATTTAGGAAACAGAGCCAAAGCAGGCAAGTTGAAACCGGACGATACACAAGGCGGAACGTATACAGTAACTAACGTGGGTACTTTTGGTAGCGTTTTTGGAACGCCAATCATCAACCAGCCACAAGTGGGTATCCTGGCTTTGGGTGCTATCCGTAAAGTGCCGGCGGTAATTGAAACTCCTGAAGGTGACTTTATTGGAATCCGTCAAAAAATGTTCCTTTCTCACAGTTATGACCACCGTGTTGTTGACGGTGCTTTGGGAGGAAGCTTTGTAAAGCGTGTAGCAGATTATTTGGAAGCTTTTGATGTCAATAGAGATTTTTAATTGACTCATTTATATATAAAGAAACCTCTCAAACGAGAGGTTTTTTTATGCGATAAGTTTTGTTTGCTTTATTCAAGAATTAAAGATGCTGTAGTCTCCCTAACAAATATGATGGAATCAAAATCAGATCCTGGCAGTATAGGCAGTGCCCTGTCATTTGTCCATACAGAATAGATATTGGTGATTTTGTTTTTGTTTTGCGCAAAAGGATTTGCTTTATTTGGATTGAAAGAAAGAAAGAATTGGCTGTATTTCACTTTAGAGAACAATCCGGAAAATGTATCCGAACCTGATTCAAAACTATGTTTTGTAATTTTTCCTTCCGCAATCACATTTACGTTTCCTTTATAGGTGTCAAATCCCAAGGCATAATATCTATCCTTCAGTTTTTGTTTTAAATACCCACCCATAGCTTCTACTTCAGCCATTGTTTTATCTTTTGCGATATGCACATTATGACCCCAGATAATTGCTTTTGATGTATCGCTTTTTTGTGCTTCAATAATTATTTCTGCCATGTTTTTGTCTCTTGTAAGAGGGTCGTGCCAAAAATCTTCACTGTCAAATCCAAAAAGAATAACTTTTTTGTCTGCAGGCTGGTTCTGATTGTATTCTTTTAGCCATTGGAAAAGATTAAAAATTTCCTGTGTATTGTAAAGCATGAGTTTTTCCATCAGCATTTTCAGATTTCCGTTTCCCTTTTGGAGATAGTCGTTGATTGAGATGATATTAAACTGTGTAAGTTCAAAACCGATTAGCTTATAATTGTTGTTTGTGATTAAATGTTTGATGATTTCAGTCTTTAGTATATGGAATTCATGGGTTCCGTGTGAAGCCTCGCCAAGTCCTATAATTGTGTTGTTGTTTAATTCCGAATCCAAAAATGAAAAATTTTTGACTGACCCTAGAGGGATTGCATTCACATTAATCCATTCCAAATCCTTGTTTTGTGAATAAGCAAACGGGCTAACAATAATAATGATAAATGCGAGGATTGTTTTTATTTTCATGGTAGAGCTGTTAATTGCAGCAAGTATGAAGTAAATCTAATGAAAAACATGGCAAGAGTAGTTTTTTTTCACAAAATTTTGAATATACTGGAAAATAAGAAATTGAAAATAAGAGAATTGATTTTTGTTGCTTTTGTAAACAGTAAATTTTAGAACAAAAATTCATTACAAAAACAGTTATCTTTGCAATCCATAAAAACAAGAAAATGGAACTTAAACTAACAAAGCCGATTTGTTTTTTTGACCTCGAAACCACAGGAATCGATATCTGTAAAGACAGGATTGTAGAAATATCAATATTTAAAGTTTATCCTAACGGAAATAAAGAAAGCAGAACATGGCTGGTAAATCCGGAAATGCCAATTCCGCCACAAACAACAGCCGTTCATGGAATCACAAATGAAAAGGTAGCTAATGAGCCAGTCTTTAAAGAATTGGCAGCCACCATTCACAATATGATAAAAGATTCTGATTTGGCCGGATTCAACTCTGACCGGTTTGATATTCCTCTATTGGCAGAAGAAATGCTGAGAGCCGGGCTGGATTTTGACATGAAAAATCGCGTAGCTGTTGATATCCAGACTATTTTCCATAAAAAAGAAGAAAGAACTTTAAGTGCGGCTTATAAATTTTATTGTGGACTAAGTCTGGAAAATGCTCACTCTGCAGAAGCGGATACCCTTGCTACTTATGAAATCCTAAAGGCACAATTGGAGCGCTATGAAGACCTGCCAAAAGATATGAAGTCTCTTTCGGAATATACTACCAGAAAAAAATCGGTTGATTTTGCGGGATTCATTGCTCTGGATAAGGATAATGAAGAGATTTTTACGTTCGGGAAACACAAAGGTGCCAAAGTTGAAAAAGTTCTTGAGGCTGAACCCGGTTATTTCGGTTGGATACAAAATGCTGACTTCCCGTTATATACTAAAAAAGTACTGACGGCAATAAAGCTAAGAAAACTGAATAATAAATTGAACTAACATTTAAATGCCGAAAACAATATAGGACTTATGAAAATAATCTGTGTTGGAAGAAATTACGCCAAGCATATAGAAGAATTACAAAATGAAAGACCTGCGGAGCCGGTGATTTTTCTTAAACCGGATACCGCTATATTGCCAAAAAACTTTCCTTTTTTTATACCGGAATTTAGCAGTGATATCCATCATGAAGTCGAAATTCTTGTGAGAATAAATAGAGTTGGCAAATATATTGAGCCTAAATTTGCTCATAAATATTATGACGAAATTGGATTAGGGATTGATTTTACAGCTCGTGATGTTCAGTCTGCGCTTAAAGAAAAAGGGCTTCCCTGGGAAAAAGCAAAGGCATTTGATGGTTCGGCCGTGATTGGAGAATTTTTGCCAAAATCTCAATTCAATTCACTAGAAAATCTTACATTTGAATTGACCAATAACGGAAAACCAGCCCAAACCGGAAATACAAATCAGATGCTTTGGAAAATTGACGAATTGATTTCCTATGTTTCACAATACTTTACATTAAAAATAGGGGATATCATATTTACAGGTACTCCGGAAGGAGTCGCAAAAGTCAATCCGGACGATATTCTTGAAGGATATTTAGAAGGGCATAAATTATTTAGAATACAGGTAAAATAATGGCGATACACTATAATCTGGCAAAAGTCTACGAGATTTCAGATAACGACAGCGAATTCGTTCAGGATATCATAAATCTTTTCGTGACTGAAGTTCCGGCCGACCTGAAAAATGTAAAAAAAGGAATAAAAGAAAAAGACTATAAGCTGGCCTACGGATTTGCCCATAAGATTAAACCTACTCTGGACTTGTTGGGAATGACCGTAGCTTTTGAAGAAATTCTTCTTGTGGAAGACTGGACGAAACGTGAAGGGAAGAAAAAAGAAATCAAGGATACTTATAAAAGTATTGCCGACAAAGTCGAAAAAGCAGTAAAGGAAATCAAGAAAGACTTTAACTTGTAATTCTGGCTGTAAGCTTCAAAAATCAAAATCCGTGAAAGCAACCGTAGTAACTATAGGAGATGAAATCCTTATTGGGCAAATCATCGATACCAATTCTGCTTTTATTGCAAAATCATTAGATAAAATAGGGATTGACATTCACGAAGTCATTTCTATCAGTGATAGCAGGGAACATATACTGGAAACGCTTAAGCGTCTTCAGAATCAGGTGGATTTGGTTATCCTGACCGGAGGTTTGGGGCCAACCAAAGACGATGTCACTAAAAAAACACTGTGCGAGTATTTTGAAGACCAATTAATTGTGGACGAAAAAGTTCTTGCTCATGTAACGGAACTGATAGAAGGTTTTTATAAACGCCCTATTTCACAGATGAATAAAGACCAGGCCCTTGTTCCGTCAAAAGCCGAAGTATTATTTAATAAGGTTGGGACGGCGCCCGGAATGTGGCTTAAAAAAGAAAATACTGTTTTTGTTTCTTTACCGGGAGTGCCTTATGAGATGCAGCACCTTATAGAGAATGGGGTAGTGCCAAAGGTAATCGAAGAATACAAACGACCATTTATCATCCATAAAACAATCCTTACCTACGGACAAGGGGAAAGTCTTGTTGCCGAAAGGATTGAAAACTGGGAGAACAATCTTCCTGAATTTATAAAGCTTGCCTATCTGCCAAGTCCGGGAAGGGTGAGATTGAGAATGTCTGCACGTGGAACAAATGAGCAGCTGCTACAAAAAGCGATAGAGGAAAATACAGATTCGCTATCAAAAATCATTGGAGATATTATTGTAGGGTATGATGAGAATGAAACCTTAGAGGTGATTCTGGGCAGACTGCTGACTAAAAATAAAATGACAATCTCTACCGCTGAAAGTTGTACTGGTGGGAAAATTGCGCAATTGATGACTTCAATCCCGGGTTCATCGTCTTATTTCAAAGGAAGTATTGTGAGCTATGCTACAGAAGTCAAAGCAGAAGTACTCAAAGTCCCTCAGGCGCTTATTGATACCTATTCAGTCGTAAGCCGTGAAGTGGCGATTGAAATGGCATTAGGTGTTCAGAAACTGCTGAAAACAGATTATGCTATTGCTACTACTGGAAATGCAGGTCCTGAAAAAGGGGATTCTCCGGCAGAATTGGGTACTGTTTTTATTGCTCTTGCAACCCCTTATCCGGCTCCGGATAATATAATTTGTGAAGAATTTAATTTTGGTCAACCTAGGGAAAAAGTCATTGACAGAACTGTAAATAAGGCTTTTGGTATGCTTCAAAATGAAATTTTGAAAATCAGATAAGATTATCTCATTTTTTTGGCATCGTTTTTGGTCTTTTCTTGGAAATTTATATTTTCGCCCGCAAATAATTTTTTAATCCCCCTTTTTTAACATATTAAAAAAAATTAATTATTTTTTATGAGAAAACTTTACTTTGCTATTGCTGCAGCTTTAACCACAGCATTTGCTTTCGCCCAGGCTCCAACTGGAAATTTGACTATTTTTTCAGAAGACGGAGATCGCTTCTTTCTGGTATTGAATGGAGAGTTGCAAAATGACATCCCGCAAACAAATATCCGTGTTGAAGAACTCAACCAGCCATATTATAATGCCAAAATACTTTTTGAGGATAAATCGCTTGTTGAAATAACAAAAAAGAATCTTGCGATTGCTGATATAGACGGAGAATACATGGATGTTACCTATAAGATAAAGAGAGATAAAAACAACAAGAACAAACTAAAACTTAATTTTTTCTCTGAAATTCCGGTAGACCGCCAATATAGGGCTCCACAAAATGTTCATGTAGTGCATTATGGTGCTCCACAGCCTGTGAGTACGGTATCACAAACTACAACCACAACCACTGTTGGTAATACCGGAATGGGAGTGGGAGTAAATGTTGGGGGAGTAGGTGTGAATATCAATATAAAAGAGCCAAATGGCATTTATACAGAAACAACCACTAGAACAGTAACGCATGGTCAGCCACAGGTTAATTATGCCCCACCGCTAAAAGGATGCAACAATAAATATCCGATGGGTTCAACTGACTTTAATAGTGCCCTGACATCTGTAAAGAAACAAGGTTTTGACGAAACCAAGCTAAAAGTGGCTAAACAGATTGTTTCTGCAAATTGCTTGGATGTAAATCAAATAAAACAAATCGCTAATACGATCAGTTTTGAAGAAAACAAATTAGATTTTGTTAAGTTTGCCTATGATTATTGTACAGAAAAGAAAAATTATTTCAGACTGAATGATATATTTTCGTTCAGTACAAACGTAGATGATCTAACAGAATACATCCGAAATAAATAAAATCTATAATTTGAAATACAGGATTTTTGCCTTTTGCAGGCTGTATATGGAATCGAAAAAGATTTTAAAAAAAAGAAGTAGAATGTTTTGTAAATACAGTTTCTTTTTTGTTTCTTTGCACCCTGATTTTGAATAACGATAAAAGATAAGCATAATGTCAAGAGTTTGTGACCTTACAGGTAAAAGAGCGATGGTTGGAAATAATGTTTCCCACGCGATGAACAAGACTAAGAGAAAATTTTCTGTAAACTTAGTTAAGAAACGTTTTTATCTTCCTGAAGAAGATAGATGGATTACTCTTAGAGTAGCTGCATCTACAATAAAAACTATTAACAAAAACGGAATTGCTGCAGTTTTGAAAGAAGCTAAAGCTAACGGATTTATTAAATAATAATCCTTCCTCTAAATATATAGCAAGATGGCAAAGAAAGGTAATAGAATCCAGGTAATTTTAGAATGTACAGAGCACAAAACTAGTGGTCAGCCAGGTACATCAAGATACATAACAACAAAGAACAAAAAGAATACTCCGGACAGATTAGAGATTAAAAAATTCAATCCAATCCTGAAGAGAGTAACTGTTCATAAAGAAATTAAATAATTATTAGTCATGGCAAAGAAAACCGTAGCAACGTTACAGACAGCTTCTAAGAGATTAACAAAAGCTATCAAAATGGTAAAATCTCCTAAAACTGGTGCATACACTTTTGTTGAAAGCGTTATGGCTCCTGAATTAGTTGATGATTTTTTGAAAAAGAAATAATCGTTTAGACATTATATAGAAAAGCTACTTTCATTCGGAAGTAGCTTTTTTATTTTTATATTTGTTCAAAATTTAAAGAAAGTATGCCGTTGGGTTATTTTCTTGAATTTTTGGACCGTTAGGAAAACTTTATCTAATAATCCGAAAAAAATCTAACCGAATCACAAAATGAGTTTTTTTAAAAAAATATTTTCATCAGAAAAAAAAGAAAGCCTCGACAAAGGGCTTGAAAAAACAAAAACATCTTTCTTTTCAAAGCTTACTAAAGCCGTAGCCGGTAAATCAAAAGTAGACGATGAGGTTTTGGACAATCTGGAAGAAGTTCTGGTTTCATCGGATGTTGGCGTAAATACAACCTTGAAAATTATCGAACGTATCGAAGAACGTGTTGCTAATGACAAATACCTGGGTACGGATGAACTAAACCAGATTCTTCGTGAAGAAATTGCAGGACTATTGTCTGAAACCAACTCAGGAGAAGCTACCGAATTTGAAATTCCTAAAGACAAAAAACCATATGTTTTGATGGTAGTTGGCGTAAATGGAGTAGGAAAAACAACAACCATTGGAAAATTGGCTTACCAATTCAACAAAGCAGGATATAAGGTGGTTCTTGGTGCGGCAGATACCTTTAGAGCAGCAGCAATAGACCAATTGCAAATCTGGGCAGACAGGGTTGGTGTTCCAATCGTAAAACAACAAATGGGAAGCGACCCGGCTTCCGTAGCATTTGACACATTACAGTCGGCAGTAGCCCAAAATGCCGATGTTGTCATTATAGATACCGCAGGACGTCTGCACAATAAGGTGAATTTGATGAACGAATTGACCAAAGTAAAACGCGTTATGCAGAAAGTAGTAGCCGATGCTCCCCACGATGTACTTTTAGTACTTGACGGCTCTACCGGGCAAAATGCTTTTGAGCAGGCCAAACAGTTTACGGCGGCAACAGAGGTTTCTGCCCTAGCGGTAACTAAATTAGACGGAACTGCAAAAGGCGGTGTTGTTATTGGAATTTCTGACCAGTTCCAGATTCCGGTAAAATACATAGGGGTTGGAGAAGGTATTGAAGACCTCCAGGTATTTAACAAAATAGAATTTGTAGATTCTTTCTTTAAATAAATTCCAATTATTACAAGCACTTTAACAACTTAACAAACTTAACATGAAATTAAACCATTATTTGGCTTTTTTAAGCCTTTTGTCTTTCTTTTGTGTCTCAGCCCAAAATACTCAAAAAGGATATCTGATTGATAGAAACAATAAAAAGACTGAAGTTCTTTTTAAGGAAACGGACTTTTCTGATAATACTGCAATACGATACAAACTATCAGAAAATGGAGCTTATCAAAGTATTGATAATAATATAGTGGAATATGGTATTGGTAATGATTATAAGTTCGTGAGAAGAAACGTTAAACATGATAAAATGTTTACTGAAATTTCTACTTTAAAAGAACCTACATTGGTAAGTGAAGAGTTGTTTCTGAATGTTATTGGAGAAGGTGGTGACATAAATTTATATTCTTATTCTGATAAAGGAAGAACAAAGTTTTTTTATGAAATCAAAGGTTCAAATGAAATAGTACAATTTATTTATAAAAGATATTCAGAAGATAATAGTTCCCAAAAAGAGAATAACTATTTTAGAAATCAATTAAATAACATTCTAAAGTGTGAAACTTTGCAGATAGGTGATTTCCTTAATTTAAAATATAGAAAAGAAGATTTTATTAAAATATTTGGAAAATACAATGAGTGTAAAAAACAAGATGCTCAAGTATATGAAAATAAATCCGCAAAGAAGCCAAAAATTAAATATAGTGCTTTGGTAGGTCTTTACCAATCTAGTTTTGCAGTTGAATTTTCTGGAGGTGAATCTGAAAAGGAAACAAAAACTACTATTGGATTTGGTGGAGAAATTGCATTGGTTTTTCCTTCTGAGAAGACCGAAGTTTTTATTCGTGCAGAGTATGAGAGCTATTCAGGAAGGTCACGATATAGCAACCATTTGACAGGTACAGCCAGACAAGAAAATAATTTTTTACTGGAATCCAGTTTCATTAATGTAAATGCTGGTGCCCGATACAATTTTATTTTAAATAATAAAAATAAAATTTTTATTGAAGGAGCAGTAGGTGTAAATACGCCATTTGACGACATTATATATACTGTTACTTTTCCAGAGGCTACCGGAGGGGCAGAAAATGTTGAACTAAAGTCAGCGTATGCTACAAAAACGAATGCCTATTTTAATTTCGGTATTGGATATACATACAACAATCAAATCAGCCTTACTCTTAAAACAGATACCAACAGAAACTTATTGACAGATGATACCACTAAGTTTTCCAGAATGGGTTTAAATCTTAAATACACATTTAACTAATAATTTTTAATGGCCTTTTCGATACATAATGTAAAACCGCTTCATCTGTATATTTTATTTGTACTCCTGATTTTCATTTCAACTTTTTTTGAAGGTAAAGTACAAATAGTGTATTATGTATTTGTCATTTTGGGTTGGGCTTCATTTTTTATGGCTGCTCGAAATTTTATAAAGCAAAGAAAAGGTAAGGCAAGAAAAGTCACTGCCAAGAAGAAATAAAAATAAATGCGCTAATTAATCAGCGCATTTATTTTTTTCCATAAAACTTCATCGAAATCGGATAAAGCTAAATTGACGTTGTCAGCTGCCTCGCCCATTCGTACAATTACCATCTTTCGGCTGGGAATTACATAAATTTTCTGGTCATTTTTACCCAGCGCCATAAACATATCATTTGGACCTTCCGGAATTATGCTTCCCGGAAACTGTATTTGTGTTTGTGGTAAATGATAACTTGACTTTCCGTTTAGCCACCATAAATAACCATATCCCAAATTAATGTTTTGAGACGTATTTGTCGCAGCAGTACAATAACTTTCATTTACTATTACTTCATTATTCCATTTTCCTTTATTGAGCATAAGGAGGCCAAAACGGGCCATGC
This portion of the Flavobacterium lindanitolerans genome encodes:
- a CDS encoding CinA family nicotinamide mononucleotide deamidase-related protein is translated as MKATVVTIGDEILIGQIIDTNSAFIAKSLDKIGIDIHEVISISDSREHILETLKRLQNQVDLVILTGGLGPTKDDVTKKTLCEYFEDQLIVDEKVLAHVTELIEGFYKRPISQMNKDQALVPSKAEVLFNKVGTAPGMWLKKENTVFVSLPGVPYEMQHLIENGVVPKVIEEYKRPFIIHKTILTYGQGESLVAERIENWENNLPEFIKLAYLPSPGRVRLRMSARGTNEQLLQKAIEENTDSLSKIIGDIIVGYDENETLEVILGRLLTKNKMTISTAESCTGGKIAQLMTSIPGSSSYFKGSIVSYATEVKAEVLKVPQALIDTYSVVSREVAIEMALGVQKLLKTDYAIATTGNAGPEKGDSPAELGTVFIALATPYPAPDNIICEEFNFGQPREKVIDRTVNKAFGMLQNEILKIR
- a CDS encoding fumarylacetoacetate hydrolase family protein encodes the protein MKIICVGRNYAKHIEELQNERPAEPVIFLKPDTAILPKNFPFFIPEFSSDIHHEVEILVRINRVGKYIEPKFAHKYYDEIGLGIDFTARDVQSALKEKGLPWEKAKAFDGSAVIGEFLPKSQFNSLENLTFELTNNGKPAQTGNTNQMLWKIDELISYVSQYFTLKIGDIIFTGTPEGVAKVNPDDILEGYLEGHKLFRIQVK
- a CDS encoding dihydrolipoamide acetyltransferase family protein, which gives rise to MAKFELKLPKMGESVAEATITNWLKKVGDPIEADEAVLEIATDKVDSEVPSEVSGVLSEILFNVDDVVKVGQTIAYIEVSGGVAVEAPKEEAPASVAEIEKTVETAQQTVAAPQDFSGSDKFFSPLVKNIAKEEGVTVAELESIQGSGKDGRVTKDDILGYVANRKEPKAVSQQVPAQAPVAQMSSPAPKATAAVPVSVNGGDEIVEMDRMRKLISGYMVASVQTSAHVQSFIEVDVTNIVKWRDKVKNAFEKREGEKLTFTPIFMEAVAKALKDFPGMNISVDGEFIIKRKNINLGMAAALPNGNLIVPVIKNADQLNLVGMAKAVNDLGNRAKAGKLKPDDTQGGTYTVTNVGTFGSVFGTPIINQPQVGILALGAIRKVPAVIETPEGDFIGIRQKMFLSHSYDHRVVDGALGGSFVKRVADYLEAFDVNRDF
- a CDS encoding glycosyltransferase family 2 protein, which codes for MQLSVIILNYNVRYFLEQCLLSVREAIRGLDAEIIVVDNNSQDDSCRMVKERFPDVILIENKENVGFPKGNNIGVEKAKGKYVCILNPDTVVAEDTFTKILAFAQSQANLGIIGCRLIDGTGNFLPESKRSIPTPWISFTKIFGLYKLAPTSNWLGRYYAGHLQENQTGTTDVLVGAFMVLERALYNEVGGFDERYFMYGEDIDFSYTVLKNGRSNYYFPETSIIHYKGESTVKDGTYMKRFQQGMELFYEKNLKASPFFSLFMKLGTLFFSFMKTFQGKPKQKSRPESYIFISDNSAVKEKLQNKLKKNIQIQKFENQKAVFSQTFSGLDPVEMILDADYLTFKECISIMEMYKNKNLTFKILPQSSNFIIGSNSNNERGEFILF
- a CDS encoding 3'-5' exonuclease — translated: MELKLTKPICFFDLETTGIDICKDRIVEISIFKVYPNGNKESRTWLVNPEMPIPPQTTAVHGITNEKVANEPVFKELAATIHNMIKDSDLAGFNSDRFDIPLLAEEMLRAGLDFDMKNRVAVDIQTIFHKKEERTLSAAYKFYCGLSLENAHSAEADTLATYEILKAQLERYEDLPKDMKSLSEYTTRKKSVDFAGFIALDKDNEEIFTFGKHKGAKVEKVLEAEPGYFGWIQNADFPLYTKKVLTAIKLRKLNNKLN
- a CDS encoding DUF1801 domain-containing protein — protein: MDIVNEIDNSYLKQPEPFRSCLLALKDIILSQDTDITSVLKYGMPFFCYKGKMLCYLWIHKKQKQPYIGFMEGRYLDYPELVVENRSRIKILLFEPDQDLPVEKIEDILKGALDLYKSGKIALKK
- a CDS encoding erythromycin esterase family protein; translation: MKIKTILAFIIIIVSPFAYSQNKDLEWINVNAIPLGSVKNFSFLDSELNNNTIIGLGEASHGTHEFHILKTEIIKHLITNNNYKLIGFELTQFNIISINDYLQKGNGNLKMLMEKLMLYNTQEIFNLFQWLKEYNQNQPADKKVILFGFDSEDFWHDPLTRDKNMAEIIIEAQKSDTSKAIIWGHNVHIAKDKTMAEVEAMGGYLKQKLKDRYYALGFDTYKGNVNVIAEGKITKHSFESGSDTFSGLFSKVKYSQFFLSFNPNKANPFAQNKNKITNIYSVWTNDRALPILPGSDFDSIIFVRETTASLILE
- a CDS encoding DUF4833 domain-containing protein produces the protein MKKIWFLLFVSLSMQAQKGYPTPTITDNHLFYIQHSKNHNTFVYEANFDDSKFDDTEPIKIHRVAYTKGGVKEELTKIQRKLAYGVDVRKLKENHYEFTLVSYPDKKLYLELGPKDKPQVKTVVNGKKMILARMYLSMEESKSIKPKVEYIDFYGIDPETKKEIKERFFMK
- a CDS encoding Hpt domain-containing protein, with product MAIHYNLAKVYEISDNDSEFVQDIINLFVTEVPADLKNVKKGIKEKDYKLAYGFAHKIKPTLDLLGMTVAFEEILLVEDWTKREGKKKEIKDTYKSIADKVEKAVKEIKKDFNL